In Synechococcus sp. RS9909, one genomic interval encodes:
- a CDS encoding DUF3685 domain-containing protein gives MSSANTELLLLAPELLGESLALQLSQRFSDLEIRLRAEALNGSPCLVIWSIEPAGTLETIRRELRHLQERWQPAALLLLLPAHLQLSSSDLLTLDCPGLLQDPDLQTLAEAITTLRGGGRVVRLRQERAAAEATTPASTMGLGQWLLVSGLQQISQDLQVIEALLNPPPEHLLLRLVLEGRQRELRSARDLLLWLWGPLEMGLTDAVPLRRSSDRPGHSRDEAREDTVAITLRERHATAVWAAIQERLNGAVNAGLGNATGSLLAIEGLHPERRRDLLLALLQQLDRVMARLRSEGSLEGTLQDNWHALQPELRRQALQAMAGSYVRLPQGESLQPVAASLLAQADFDQGDDELPDPRRMLEPLLLDQPVLVDGQLLPADHPRALLQLETLVSNWLVRTAELISAELISACSAWPELRRYLLDQRLISTRELERLRNQLNNQSRWQDWIQRPIRLYESRRLLYRLKAGRIEPLLLTEPRDSELRQLGWWQQQVALLLEARDALAPQIQALVRTIGDLMVVVLTQVVGRAIGLIGRGIAQGMGRSLSSRPAGRG, from the coding sequence GTGAGCAGCGCGAACACCGAACTCCTCCTGCTCGCCCCTGAACTGCTTGGCGAATCCCTGGCCCTCCAGCTCAGCCAGCGCTTCTCCGATCTGGAGATCAGGCTCAGGGCCGAGGCTCTCAACGGATCTCCCTGCCTGGTGATCTGGTCGATCGAACCAGCAGGCACCCTCGAGACCATCCGCCGGGAGCTTCGCCATCTGCAGGAGCGTTGGCAGCCCGCCGCTCTGCTGCTGCTGCTTCCGGCCCATCTGCAGCTGAGCTCAAGCGATCTGCTGACCCTTGATTGCCCCGGTTTGTTGCAGGATCCGGATCTGCAGACCCTGGCGGAGGCGATCACCACCCTTCGCGGAGGGGGACGGGTGGTGCGGCTACGGCAGGAGCGCGCGGCGGCTGAAGCGACAACGCCCGCCTCGACCATGGGGCTGGGGCAATGGCTGCTGGTGAGCGGTCTGCAACAGATCAGCCAGGATCTTCAGGTGATCGAAGCGCTGCTGAATCCCCCGCCGGAGCACCTGCTGCTGCGCCTTGTGCTGGAGGGCCGTCAGCGGGAACTGCGCAGTGCCCGTGATCTGTTGCTCTGGCTCTGGGGTCCCCTGGAGATGGGTCTGACCGATGCCGTGCCGCTGCGCCGCTCCAGCGATCGGCCTGGCCACTCCCGTGATGAAGCGAGGGAAGACACCGTGGCGATCACCCTGCGTGAGCGCCATGCCACCGCGGTGTGGGCCGCCATTCAGGAGCGGCTCAATGGCGCCGTGAACGCAGGCCTGGGCAACGCCACCGGCAGTCTGCTGGCGATCGAAGGGCTCCATCCGGAACGGCGTCGAGACCTGTTGCTGGCACTTCTCCAGCAACTCGACCGGGTGATGGCCCGCCTGCGCAGCGAGGGCAGCCTCGAGGGGACCCTTCAGGACAACTGGCATGCTCTGCAACCGGAACTGCGACGCCAGGCCCTGCAGGCCATGGCTGGCAGCTACGTGCGACTGCCCCAGGGCGAGAGTCTTCAGCCCGTAGCCGCCTCCCTCCTCGCCCAGGCTGATTTCGACCAGGGGGATGACGAGCTGCCCGATCCACGCCGCATGCTCGAACCACTCCTGCTCGACCAGCCCGTGCTGGTGGACGGGCAGCTGTTGCCGGCGGATCATCCCCGGGCCCTGCTGCAGCTGGAGACCCTGGTGAGCAACTGGCTGGTGCGCACCGCCGAACTGATCAGCGCCGAACTGATCAGCGCCTGCAGCGCCTGGCCGGAACTGCGTCGCTATCTTCTCGATCAGCGCCTGATCTCCACCCGGGAGCTCGAGCGACTGCGCAACCAACTCAACAACCAAAGCCGCTGGCAGGACTGGATTCAGCGACCGATTCGCCTCTACGAAAGCCGTCGATTGCTGTATCGGCTCAAGGCCGGTCGCATCGAACCGCTGTTGCTCACCGAGCCCCGCGACAGTGAATTGCGTCAACTCGGTTGGTGGCAACAACAGGTGGCTCTGCTGCTCGAGGCCCGTGATGCCCTGGCCCCGCAGATTCAGGCCCTGGTGCGCACGATCGGTGACCTGATGGTGGTGGTGCTGACCCAGGTGGTGGGTCGAGCCATCGGACTGATCGGTCGGGGCATCGCCCAGGGCATGGGGCGAAGCCTGAGCAGCCGGCCAGCCGGCCGTGGCTGA